A single region of the Drosophila miranda strain MSH22 chromosome 2, D.miranda_PacBio2.1, whole genome shotgun sequence genome encodes:
- the LOC108157062 gene encoding chymotrypsin-2, translated as MLSHKNLHLAALVLLAIVGVGHAAPPMGRVVNGTDSSIERYPFVISLRGPTGSHSCGGSIVSKQFVMTAAHCTAGRTADQLTVQYGQTQINSAGPNVVGVKKIIQHELYNPSNNYANDISLLMVQEPFVFDDINVAPVTLPVLNFSTPQTEEGGEGVLIGWGLNATGGSIQTTLQEVNLKVYSDAECTSRHNGATDPSYHICGGVDEGGMGQCSGDSGGPLLYNGQQVGIVSWSVKPCTVAPYPGVYCKVGNYVDWIKTSQIILA; from the exons ATGCTGTCGCATAAAAATCTTCACCTGGCCGCACTTGTACTTTTGGCCATTGTCGGCGTTGGCCATGCTGCACCTCCCATGGGGCGTGTGGTAAATGGCACGGACTCCAGCATCGAGAGGTATCCGTTTGTG ATATCGTTGCGTGGTCCGACCGGTTCGCATTCTTGCGGTGGATCCATCGTCTCCAAGCAGTTTGTGATGACTGCCGCTCATTGCACAGCCGGTCGCACTGCGGATCAGCTTACGGTGCAGTATGGACAGACACAGATCAATTCCGCGGGTCCCAATGTTGTGGGTGTGAAGAAGATCATCCAGCAtgagttgtacaatcccagcaATAACTATGCCAACGATATCTCGCTACTGATGGTGCAGGAACCCTTCGTCTTCGATGATATCAATGTGGCGCCCGTTACGCTCCCAGTGCTTAACTTTTCCACTCCTCAGACGGAGGAAGGTGGCGAGGGAGTGCTCATTGGCTGGGGTCTAAATGCG ACTGGCGGCAGCATCCAGACCACTCTCCAGGAGGTGAATCTGAAAGTCTACTCGGACGCGGAATGCACGTCTCGTCATAATGGGGCCACGGATCCCAGTTACCACATTTGCGGTGGTGTCGATGAGGGCGGCATGGGACAGTGCAGCGGAGACTCGGGCGGGCCTCTCCTCTACAATGGTCAACAGGTGGGCATTGTTTCGTGGAGCGTCAAGCCCTGCACTGTGGCCCCCTACCCGGGTGTTTACTGTAAGGTCGGCAATTACGTTGACTGGATTAAAACGAGCCAAATCATATTGGCATAG